One window of Camelina sativa cultivar DH55 chromosome 4, Cs, whole genome shotgun sequence genomic DNA carries:
- the LOC104783045 gene encoding homeobox-leucine zipper protein ATHB-4-like, with the protein MGERDDGLGLSLSLGNSQLKEPSLRLNLMPFTASTSSSFPHMHNQINNSHPQKIHHNSWTHLFQSSGIKRTTAERNSDAGSFLRGFDVNRAASSVPVVNLEEEAAVVSSPNSTVSSLSGNKRDLAAARGGGEEHEAERASCSHGGGSDDEDCGNGDGSRKKLRLSKEQALVLEETFKEHSTLNPKQKLALAKQLNLRARQVEVWFQNRRARTKLKQTEVDCEYLKRCCDNLTEENRRLQKEVSELRALKLSPHLYMHMTPPTTLTMCPSCERVSSSASANVTAAPPPATVVGRPSPQRSTLWTAISLQQVQRSGR; encoded by the exons ATGGGTGAAAGAGATGATGGGTTAGGTCTGAGTCTAAGCTTGGGAAATAGTCAACTAAAAGAACCATCTCTGAGGTTGAATCTTATGCCTTTCActgcttctacttcttcttcgtttcctcACATGCACAATCAGATTAATAATAGCCATCCCCAGAAGATTCATCACAACTCTTGGACTCATCTATTTCAATCTTCTG GAATTAAACGTACAACTGCAGAGAGAAACTCCGACGCCGGATCTTTTCTAAGAGGTTTCGACGTGAACAGAGCTGCGTCTTCGGTGCCGGTAGTGAActtggaagaagaagctgcCGTCGTCTCGTCTCCGAACAGCACGGTATCGAGTCTAAGTGGGAACAAGAGGGATCTTGCGGCGgcgagaggaggaggagaagagcaCGAGGCGGAGAGAGCTTCTTGCTCACACGGAGGAGGAAGCGATGACGAAGACTGCGGAAACGGCGACGGGTCAAGGAAGAAACTACGGTTATCAAAGGAACAAGCTCTTGTTCTCGAGGAGACTTTTAAAGAACATAGCACTCTTAATCCG AAGCAAAAGCTGGCTCTAGCAAAACAGTTGAATCTAAGGGCAAGACAAGTGGAAGTGTGGTTTCAGAACCGAAGGGCAAG GACGAAGCTGAAACAAACGGAGGTTGATTGTGAGTATTTGAAGAGATGTTGCGATAATCTGACGGAAGAGAATCGACGGTTGCAAAAAGAAGTGTCGGAGCTGAGGGCGTTGAAGTTGTCTCCACATCTCTACATGCATATGACTCCTCCTACTACTCTCACCATGTGCCCTTCTTGCGAACGtgtctcctcctccgcctccgccAATGTGACCGCCGCTCCTCCTCCTGCTACGGTGGTTGGTCGGCCAAGTCCGCAGCGATCGACTCTTTGGACTGCTATTTCTCTCCAGCAAGTGCAACGATCAGGTCGCTAG
- the LOC104783046 gene encoding thylakoid lumenal 15 kDa protein 1, chloroplastic — translation MVALLSNVSLFSCGNIAPKPTLSSLPTSLSSRNSHCPLRYSQEGKEVVSPLKSVVLSLGEEVSKRSLLALVSVSLFFADPALAFKGGGPYGQGVTRGQDLSGKDFSGQTLIRQDFKTSILRQANFKGAKLLGASFFDADLTGADLSEADLRGADFSLANVTKVNLTNANLEGATATGNTSFKGSNITGADFTDVPLRDDQREYLCKIADGINATTGNATRDTLLCN, via the exons ATGGTAGCTCTTCTCAGCAACGTCTCGTTGTTCTCCTGCGGCAACATCGCTCCAAAACCAACTCTCTCGTCACTCCCTACTTCTCTATCTTCTCGCAATTCTCATTGTCCCCTTCGTTACTCACAG GAAGGAAAAGAAGTGGTTAGTCCTTTGAAAAGTGTGGTTTTGTCATTAGGAGAAGAGGTTTCAAAGAGAAGTCTACTTGCACttgtctctgtttctctcttctttgctgATCCTGCTCTTGCTTTTAAG GGTGGAGGTCCTTATGGACAAGGAGTAACCAGGGGACAGGACTTGTCTGGTAAGGATTTCAGTGGTCAGACTCTCATCAGGCAGGACTTCAAGACG TCCATCCTAAGGCAAGCTAACTTCAAGGGTGCAAAGTTGTTAGGTGCTAGCTTCTTTGATGCAGATCTAACAG GTGCTGATTTGTCTGAAGCTGATCTCCGGGGTGCAGATTTCTCCTTGGCAAACGTAACTAAG GTGAACTTAACAAACGCTAACTTGGAAGGAGCGACTGCTACTGGAAACACATCATTCAAGGGATCAAACATTACAGGCGCAG ACTTCACTGATGTCCCTCTAAGAGATGATCAACGAGAATATCTTTGCAAAATCGCGGATGG GATTAACGCGACCACTGGGAATGCAACGCGGGACACATTGCTCTGCAACTAA